A window of the Chloroflexus sp. Y-396-1 genome harbors these coding sequences:
- a CDS encoding FAD-binding oxidoreductase → MVERAQVVIIGAGVIGASVAFHLAERGLRDVVILEREETEISGSTARSAAGVRHQFSSRTNVLLSRYSIERLRYFTEEVGGHAELRQVGYLFLINDEATWAQYLRNVAMQRELGVRVEVLTPAEAARFIPQMRTDDLIGATFGPDDGYCDPYGIALGYLRAAQRHGVRLYRGTPVIGFQIVGGRVTAVETPAGIIGCEFVVNCAGPWAGEVAALAGLDLPVKPYRRNVYMTTPFPAISGPIPLTVDVGSGFYMRREGQSILMGRSNPNEPSSTNTNVDWEWLEAVIEAGIYRFPILETAGLAEQQCWAGLYEITPDHNPILGRHPDLEGYIDASGFSGHGIMHAPATGLLIAEELIDGKAHTINIDELRINRFRNGSTVSEFNVI, encoded by the coding sequence ATGGTTGAGCGGGCTCAGGTCGTGATCATTGGCGCAGGCGTAATCGGAGCCAGCGTTGCATTTCATCTGGCTGAGCGTGGACTGCGCGATGTAGTCATCTTAGAACGCGAAGAAACGGAAATCAGTGGCAGTACGGCCCGCTCGGCAGCAGGGGTACGCCACCAATTCTCGTCGCGCACGAATGTACTCTTGTCGCGCTATAGTATCGAGCGCTTACGCTACTTCACCGAAGAGGTCGGAGGTCATGCCGAGTTGCGGCAGGTTGGCTATCTGTTTCTGATTAACGATGAAGCAACATGGGCACAGTATTTGCGTAATGTAGCGATGCAACGCGAGTTGGGTGTGCGGGTTGAGGTGCTGACTCCCGCTGAGGCAGCGCGCTTTATTCCACAGATGCGCACCGATGACCTGATTGGGGCAACGTTCGGCCCTGATGACGGTTACTGTGATCCTTACGGTATTGCGTTAGGCTATCTACGCGCCGCGCAACGCCACGGTGTGCGACTGTACCGTGGGACGCCGGTCATCGGGTTTCAGATTGTTGGTGGACGAGTAACAGCGGTTGAGACACCGGCTGGTATAATCGGGTGTGAATTCGTGGTGAACTGTGCAGGGCCATGGGCGGGCGAAGTAGCAGCGCTAGCCGGACTCGATCTACCGGTTAAACCATATCGGCGTAATGTCTACATGACGACGCCATTCCCGGCAATCAGTGGCCCTATCCCGCTGACAGTTGACGTCGGGAGCGGTTTTTATATGCGGCGCGAAGGGCAGAGCATCTTGATGGGTCGCTCGAATCCCAATGAACCGAGCAGCACGAATACGAACGTAGATTGGGAATGGTTAGAGGCTGTAATCGAAGCCGGCATTTACCGTTTTCCAATCCTTGAGACGGCGGGGCTGGCCGAGCAACAGTGTTGGGCTGGCCTGTACGAAATTACGCCGGATCACAATCCAATCCTCGGCCGGCATCCCGACCTGGAGGGCTATATCGATGCCAGCGGTTTTAGCGGTCACGGCATTATGCACGCACCGGCTACCGGCTTGTTGATTGCCGAAGAACTGATCGACGGCAAAGCTCATACGATCAACATCGATGAGTTACGAATCAACCGTTTTCGCAATGGTTCTACCGTATCCGAATTCAATGTCATTTAG
- a CDS encoding ABC transporter ATP-binding protein — MATLELHSIRKTFATPTGIVPVLDDIGMYVAAGEFVAVIGPSGSGKTTLFNIIAGLELPDTGAVIIDGVNVTGQRGQVAYMPQRDALLPWLSVVENAVLATVVQGGDVAAARQEARSLLPDFGLQGWGDARPALLSGGMRQRAAFLRTVLWHRPIMLLDEPFGALDALTRAQLQQWLLTLWDRLDRTVLLVTHDIDEALILADRVYVLTPRPARIALEMRVELPRPRSYSLVTDPVFARLKRQLQSVLMSDERSSTQ; from the coding sequence ATGGCAACCCTTGAATTACACTCGATCCGTAAAACATTCGCTACCCCAACCGGTATAGTGCCGGTACTCGACGACATCGGGATGTACGTCGCCGCGGGTGAGTTCGTTGCCGTTATTGGCCCAAGTGGGAGCGGCAAGACAACATTGTTCAACATCATTGCCGGCTTGGAACTGCCTGATACCGGCGCAGTTATTATCGATGGCGTGAATGTAACCGGTCAACGAGGACAGGTAGCCTACATGCCACAGCGCGACGCTCTCCTACCCTGGTTATCGGTGGTTGAAAATGCTGTCCTAGCCACAGTCGTGCAAGGGGGTGATGTGGCTGCCGCCCGTCAGGAAGCCCGTTCTCTGCTGCCTGATTTTGGATTACAAGGTTGGGGTGATGCACGACCAGCGTTGCTTTCGGGCGGAATGCGGCAACGAGCTGCCTTTCTTCGTACTGTGCTCTGGCATCGCCCAATTATGCTCCTTGATGAACCGTTTGGTGCCCTGGATGCACTCACCCGAGCTCAACTGCAACAATGGTTACTGACATTGTGGGATCGGCTTGACCGGACTGTTCTGCTAGTCACGCACGACATCGATGAAGCCCTGATTCTGGCCGACCGCGTCTACGTTCTCACCCCACGTCCGGCTCGTATTGCGCTGGAAATGCGGGTCGAACTCCCACGTCCCCGTTCGTATTCGCTCGTTACCGATCCAGTTTTTGCTCGCCTAAAGCGGCAATTGCAATCGGTTTTGATGAGTGATGAGCGTTCCTCTACCCAATAG
- a CDS encoding ABC transporter substrate-binding protein yields the protein MRKWLIFGLMFLLTACGAVSTSIPATPERPLTTVRIGLDWTPNTNHTGLYVAQAQGYYAAQGLQVEILGAQEGGTVEQLVASGRLDFGISYQEGVTQARVEGVPIVSIAAIIQHNTSGFASRVEEGITSPRDFIGKKYGAFGSPIEEAVIRGLLECAGVEDQFDQVQFVDIGSSDFFVATERDEVDFVWIFKGWTGIEAEVRGIPLNIVMMSDVQCIPDYYTPVIITSEKLIAENPDLVRRFLAATSAGYRFAIEQPAAAAEILLKAVPELDAELVRRSQQYLAGQYQAEAPRWGEQKLEVWQAYAQWMAERNLIARMIEPEKAFTNDFLP from the coding sequence ATGCGCAAATGGCTGATATTCGGGCTGATGTTCCTCTTAACGGCCTGTGGCGCCGTCAGCACCTCTATACCGGCTACCCCTGAGCGACCGCTAACCACGGTGCGAATTGGATTAGACTGGACACCAAATACGAACCATACCGGTCTCTACGTGGCGCAGGCTCAAGGCTATTATGCAGCGCAAGGGTTGCAGGTTGAGATTCTCGGTGCGCAAGAGGGTGGTACTGTCGAGCAGCTCGTTGCCAGCGGGCGACTCGATTTTGGCATCTCGTATCAGGAAGGGGTTACCCAGGCCCGAGTGGAAGGCGTACCGATTGTCTCAATTGCTGCTATCATTCAACACAATACCAGCGGTTTTGCCAGTCGGGTTGAAGAGGGTATCACCAGCCCACGCGATTTCATTGGCAAAAAATATGGTGCATTTGGTTCGCCAATTGAGGAGGCGGTTATTCGTGGTTTGCTCGAATGTGCAGGCGTCGAGGATCAGTTCGATCAGGTACAGTTCGTTGACATCGGGAGTTCCGACTTTTTTGTCGCTACCGAACGTGATGAGGTTGATTTTGTCTGGATTTTTAAGGGTTGGACCGGCATAGAGGCCGAGGTACGTGGCATTCCATTGAACATTGTGATGATGAGCGATGTGCAGTGCATTCCCGACTATTACACACCGGTTATCATCACCAGCGAGAAGCTCATCGCCGAAAACCCCGATCTGGTACGGCGCTTCCTGGCGGCGACCAGTGCTGGCTATCGCTTCGCCATCGAGCAACCGGCAGCAGCGGCAGAGATTCTATTGAAGGCAGTACCTGAACTCGATGCAGAGCTGGTGCGGCGTAGTCAGCAGTATCTGGCCGGTCAGTATCAGGCGGAAGCTCCACGCTGGGGTGAGCAGAAACTGGAGGTCTGGCAGGCCTACGCACAGTGGATGGCCGAACGCAATCTCATTGCACGAATGATTGAGCCGGAAAAAGCTTTTACGAATGACTTTCTACCTTGA
- a CDS encoding ABC transporter permease, whose protein sequence is MSDKIAVPIFAPPTPTTARSSWRRRLIDYVPSTLLVMVLLLLWEGTVWYLTIPDWLLPPPSRIATTLVATLPILFGHTLATLTVTIPGFGLALIGGFSLGIALDASPLLRRAIYPLLVTSQTVPIVAIAPLLVVGFGFGLLPKVLVVALVTFFPIVVNTIDGLQNADRDQRRLLEAMGANYWQLLRLLRLRAALPAIFTGIKVAITYSVIGAVLAEWIGASAGLGVYIARSLRAFRTDQVFVAALVTSLLTIVLFTLVSLLERKIVFWKGEH, encoded by the coding sequence ATGAGTGACAAGATTGCGGTACCTATTTTTGCGCCACCGACACCGACGACTGCGCGTTCGTCATGGCGCCGCCGTCTGATCGATTACGTCCCATCAACCTTACTCGTAATGGTGTTGCTGCTCCTTTGGGAAGGAACAGTCTGGTATCTGACGATCCCTGACTGGCTTCTACCGCCACCATCACGGATTGCAACGACGCTGGTTGCCACTCTCCCGATCCTGTTCGGTCATACACTGGCTACGCTCACCGTCACCATTCCTGGCTTTGGATTAGCGTTGATCGGCGGTTTTAGTTTGGGGATAGCTCTGGATGCATCGCCACTATTGCGGCGGGCAATCTATCCGCTATTGGTTACCTCGCAGACGGTTCCGATTGTGGCGATTGCGCCGCTGCTGGTCGTAGGGTTTGGTTTTGGCCTCTTGCCAAAGGTCCTCGTCGTAGCACTCGTGACCTTCTTTCCCATTGTGGTGAACACTATTGATGGCCTTCAGAACGCCGACCGTGATCAGCGGCGTTTGCTGGAGGCAATGGGTGCAAACTACTGGCAATTGCTGCGCCTATTGCGGTTACGAGCGGCGTTGCCTGCTATATTCACCGGAATTAAGGTGGCCATTACCTACAGTGTGATTGGTGCGGTTCTGGCTGAATGGATCGGCGCTAGCGCTGGGCTAGGCGTCTACATTGCCCGCTCGTTACGTGCTTTCCGTACCGATCAGGTCTTTGTTGCTGCCCTGGTCACTTCGCTGTTAACTATCGTTCTCTTTACCCTGGTAAGTTTGCTCGAACGCAAGATCGTCTTCTGGAAAGGAGAACACTAA
- a CDS encoding thiamine-binding protein — MPSITVSFEVLPGGLPDKATTYAAVDAAIAVVAASGLPYRVGPMETTIEGDYDAIMAVIKQAQEAVLAAGASRVFTLIKVDYDPNGSSIAEKLAKYE, encoded by the coding sequence ATGCCTTCAATTACCGTCAGCTTTGAAGTCTTGCCCGGTGGCTTACCCGATAAGGCAACAACCTATGCCGCAGTTGATGCTGCTATTGCCGTCGTGGCTGCGAGTGGTCTGCCGTACCGTGTCGGGCCAATGGAGACCACGATTGAAGGTGATTACGATGCCATTATGGCTGTCATCAAGCAAGCGCAAGAAGCCGTCCTGGCGGCTGGTGCTAGTCGCGTGTTTACCCTGATTAAGGTGGATTACGATCCGAACGGTTCTTCGATTGCCGAAAAGCTGGCTAAGTATGAGTGA
- a CDS encoding HU family DNA-binding protein: MQKTDFIKAVAERAKVSQKETKQIIDAALDVITEALARGEKVTLTGFGTFEVRTRQERDGVNPQTGEKIRIPATKTPGFSASSTLKEAVKG, from the coding sequence ATGCAGAAGACGGATTTTATTAAGGCGGTAGCTGAGCGGGCAAAGGTTTCACAGAAAGAGACGAAGCAGATCATTGATGCGGCACTTGATGTGATTACCGAGGCGCTGGCCCGTGGTGAGAAGGTGACACTCACCGGTTTCGGCACGTTTGAGGTGCGCACCCGCCAGGAGCGCGATGGGGTTAATCCGCAAACCGGCGAGAAGATCCGCATCCCCGCCACAAAGACCCCTGGCTTTAGTGCCAGTAGCACGTTGAAAGAGGCGGTAAAAGGTTAG
- a CDS encoding ATP/GTP-binding protein — protein MQTVKMVISGAVNAGKTEFIKTISEIEVVSTERRATDDTRLIKKETTVAMDFGRIAISDDLVLHLFGTPGQKRFDFMWEILAEGMLGLVILVDSTRPETFRETNRIIDFFVSYRDTPYVIAANKQDRPNAWSPEELRLALRQPPHIKVLPCTATDRESVKNVLLELLYVIQERSED, from the coding sequence GTGCAGACGGTAAAGATGGTGATCAGCGGCGCCGTGAACGCCGGCAAAACCGAGTTTATTAAGACGATCTCGGAAATTGAGGTTGTCTCTACGGAGCGCCGGGCGACCGACGATACTCGACTGATCAAGAAGGAAACAACTGTCGCGATGGATTTTGGACGCATCGCGATCTCTGATGATCTCGTGCTCCATCTCTTTGGAACACCGGGACAAAAACGCTTCGACTTTATGTGGGAGATCCTGGCCGAAGGTATGCTCGGTCTGGTGATCCTGGTCGATAGCACTCGCCCCGAAACGTTCCGAGAGACGAACCGAATCATCGATTTTTTCGTCTCGTACCGCGATACACCGTATGTGATTGCGGCGAATAAGCAGGATCGCCCAAATGCGTGGTCGCCAGAAGAGTTGCGTCTGGCGTTGCGTCAACCACCACATATCAAAGTGTTACCCTGTACCGCAACTGATCGGGAGAGCGTGAAGAATGTGCTGCTTGAGTTACTGTACGTAATCCAAGAGCGCAGCGAAGATTAA
- a CDS encoding DUF4388 domain-containing protein codes for MALVGNIRDFSLSDFLSLVDRGYKTGALHLSYNDQMARLYFEKGKLLLAARRPEDEKPELLVRLGVLNADQVAQACRVLAERGNGVTLSQVLIDSGLVSADRLQQALMSHTEQSVYGLFAWPEGDFLFEHNQRPAPDAPLAPTPISIDHLIMEGVRRIDEWERIRDRIPSTDLVPRFLAPPGEKLKGMRLAPDEWKVFARINGRDTLAEIAQKTGLSDFDVCRAVYGFLTAGMLELVKRQRVLAAGMPPVEQPRLKKSLVNRIINRIRSM; via the coding sequence ATGGCATTGGTGGGAAATATCCGTGATTTCAGTCTCTCAGATTTTCTCTCGCTCGTTGATCGCGGGTATAAAACGGGGGCTTTGCATCTGTCGTACAATGATCAGATGGCTCGCCTGTATTTTGAGAAGGGAAAATTACTGTTAGCAGCGCGTCGTCCAGAGGATGAAAAACCTGAATTGCTGGTACGACTCGGTGTGCTCAACGCAGATCAAGTGGCTCAGGCCTGTCGGGTATTAGCCGAACGTGGGAATGGCGTCACGCTCAGTCAGGTTCTGATCGATAGTGGTCTGGTGAGTGCTGATCGGTTGCAACAGGCTCTGATGAGCCATACCGAGCAGTCAGTGTACGGGTTATTTGCCTGGCCCGAAGGAGATTTTCTCTTCGAGCATAATCAGCGTCCGGCGCCTGATGCCCCGTTAGCGCCGACGCCCATCTCAATTGATCACCTGATTATGGAGGGGGTACGACGGATCGATGAATGGGAACGTATTCGCGATCGTATTCCATCGACCGATTTAGTGCCACGCTTTCTGGCGCCTCCAGGGGAAAAGCTCAAAGGTATGCGCCTTGCCCCTGATGAGTGGAAGGTCTTTGCCCGTATTAATGGTCGTGATACCCTGGCTGAAATTGCCCAAAAGACCGGGTTGAGCGATTTTGATGTGTGCCGTGCGGTCTACGGTTTTTTGACCGCCGGAATGCTAGAGTTGGTCAAGCGACAGCGTGTGCTGGCCGCCGGTATGCCGCCGGTCGAACAGCCGCGTCTAAAGAAGAGCCTTGTTAACCGGATCATCAATCGGATCCGCAGCATGTAG
- a CDS encoding DUF1385 domain-containing protein — MSEQQFKYGGQAVLEGVMMRGRRQATVVVRRPDGSFARLDLPVPARHARWQRWPLLRGFAALAEAFTIGRQALDFSASVVAAEENDQVSPLVQTLIFGVTIAIAIAIFVVLPSLVANAIGQLGVPVLLREAIEACINLVLVIAYIVAIGRIPDIHRVFGYHGAEHKVINAYEAGLPLTVESVRQCSRIHPRCGTSFLLAVALIGFLIFLSVSGLPVWQRILARIILIPLVAAVAYEVQQLAANHYNRPWVRWLLAPTLAAQYLTTREPNDDMIATAIAAFEPVLAADQCAQPQPASLADRMVGIVDTQPTT, encoded by the coding sequence ATGAGCGAACAACAGTTCAAATACGGTGGGCAGGCCGTCCTTGAAGGTGTTATGATGCGCGGTCGTCGGCAAGCGACGGTAGTTGTGCGTCGTCCTGATGGTAGTTTTGCCCGGCTTGATCTCCCTGTCCCTGCCCGTCATGCGCGCTGGCAACGCTGGCCGTTGCTGCGCGGGTTTGCCGCTCTGGCTGAAGCTTTCACTATTGGTCGTCAGGCCCTTGATTTTTCGGCCTCGGTCGTGGCAGCCGAAGAGAACGATCAGGTGTCGCCCTTGGTGCAGACCCTGATCTTCGGTGTGACCATCGCTATTGCTATCGCCATCTTCGTGGTGTTGCCGTCGCTGGTGGCGAACGCCATCGGCCAGCTAGGGGTGCCGGTGCTCTTGCGCGAAGCCATTGAGGCCTGCATCAATCTGGTGCTGGTTATTGCCTACATTGTGGCCATTGGCCGCATTCCCGACATTCATCGTGTATTCGGTTACCATGGCGCTGAACATAAAGTGATCAATGCGTATGAGGCAGGCTTACCGCTGACGGTAGAATCGGTGCGCCAGTGCAGTCGGATCCATCCACGCTGTGGCACCAGTTTCCTCCTCGCGGTAGCACTCATTGGTTTTCTTATCTTTCTATCAGTTTCAGGGCTACCGGTCTGGCAGCGCATTCTCGCTCGTATTATCTTAATTCCATTGGTGGCCGCAGTTGCCTATGAAGTGCAACAACTGGCTGCTAATCACTACAATCGTCCATGGGTGCGCTGGTTGTTGGCGCCAACGTTGGCCGCCCAATATCTGACAACACGTGAGCCAAATGATGATATGATTGCTACAGCGATTGCTGCGTTCGAGCCGGTACTGGCTGCCGACCAGTGCGCCCAGCCTCAACCAGCATCACTTGCAGATCGAATGGTTGGGATAGTCGATACGCAACCAACGACCTGA
- the mnmA gene encoding tRNA 2-thiouridine(34) synthase MnmA, protein MANILVAMSGGVDSSLAAALLLEAGHQVTGVTMHLWDDDDHGLRESLCCAAEAAASARRVCALLGIPFYVFNYQREFRRHVIDYFIRAYTHGLTPNPCVECNRMIKFRALLDRARTLGFDAVATGHYARVVQTDSGRYQLWRAVDAEKDQSYMLHMLGQAELSRLLFPIGSYTKREVRDMAAARGLPSADREESQDICFVPDGDYRNLLQIEAPESLVPGPIFDLEGREIGRHRGLPLYTVGQRRGLGLGGGEPRYVVAIDPARNALIVGPAAALNRERFTVIDVHWVDDAPPAEVFHCEVQVRAHAEPLPARVSQQTDGRWLVELERPQRAVSPGQAAVFYSGIQVLGGGWIARPEVG, encoded by the coding sequence ATGGCAAACATTCTCGTTGCAATGAGTGGTGGCGTCGATAGTTCATTGGCCGCCGCCCTTCTCCTTGAGGCCGGTCATCAGGTGACCGGTGTTACCATGCATCTGTGGGATGACGATGATCACGGGCTACGCGAGAGTCTCTGTTGTGCGGCAGAGGCTGCGGCCAGTGCCCGGCGGGTCTGTGCATTGCTCGGTATCCCATTCTACGTCTTCAACTATCAACGTGAATTTCGCCGTCACGTGATCGACTATTTTATCCGTGCGTACACGCATGGCCTGACTCCGAATCCATGCGTTGAGTGTAACCGGATGATAAAGTTTCGCGCTTTACTCGACCGGGCACGGACGTTAGGCTTCGATGCCGTCGCTACTGGTCACTATGCGCGAGTGGTGCAGACTGATAGCGGGCGTTATCAGCTCTGGCGGGCTGTTGACGCCGAGAAAGATCAGTCGTATATGCTCCATATGCTCGGTCAGGCTGAACTGTCCCGTCTCCTCTTTCCCATCGGTTCGTACACCAAGCGCGAAGTACGCGACATGGCAGCCGCACGCGGTCTGCCCAGCGCCGACCGTGAAGAGAGTCAGGACATCTGCTTCGTCCCCGATGGTGATTATCGGAACCTCCTGCAAATCGAAGCGCCGGAAAGCCTCGTTCCCGGCCCAATTTTCGATCTTGAAGGGCGAGAGATCGGTCGTCACCGTGGGTTACCACTCTATACCGTTGGGCAGCGCCGCGGACTAGGGTTGGGTGGTGGAGAGCCGCGTTACGTAGTGGCCATCGATCCGGCCCGCAATGCACTGATCGTCGGCCCGGCGGCAGCACTCAACCGCGAGCGCTTTACTGTGATCGACGTACATTGGGTTGATGATGCCCCACCGGCAGAGGTGTTCCACTGTGAAGTACAGGTGCGCGCTCATGCCGAGCCATTGCCGGCCCGAGTTTCGCAACAAACTGATGGGCGCTGGCTGGTTGAGCTGGAACGTCCACAGCGTGCCGTCAGTCCAGGCCAGGCTGCCGTCTTCTACTCTGGGATACAGGTGTTGGGTGGTGGCTGGATTGCGCGCCCGGAGGTCGGATGA
- a CDS encoding alpha/beta fold hydrolase, with the protein MTSAYFIMVTHIEQCYHHRLGLSYLTAGEKGPAIVFLHGWGAFKELWWSTLRDLGRDYRCFAIDMPGHGESRIGRADQIERIATLVADFCADLGLTSIILVGHSMGGSVAVELTLHYPHLVQRLALIDAAVDAYRMPAYTRLYLLPAIGWPVFRITQAIGRAFRPIGQRIPHDHGGGWIRPWVRRASYLATFDPEGLYRILRSLFATRADERLQQIRVPTLVLTGQFDSLVPPSHARRLAQVIPGARYVVLPASIHNPMDEQPGAFTRALRAFLSDDGEDGRSAERM; encoded by the coding sequence GTGACATCCGCCTACTTTATTATGGTAACTCATATTGAACAATGCTACCATCATCGGCTCGGCCTAAGCTACCTGACCGCCGGTGAAAAAGGGCCAGCTATCGTTTTTCTGCACGGTTGGGGTGCCTTCAAAGAATTGTGGTGGAGCACCCTACGCGATCTGGGCCGTGATTACCGCTGTTTTGCAATTGATATGCCGGGTCACGGCGAGAGTCGGATTGGCCGAGCCGATCAGATTGAACGGATCGCGACACTTGTCGCTGATTTTTGCGCCGATCTCGGTTTGACCTCTATCATTCTTGTTGGTCATTCGATGGGTGGCAGTGTCGCGGTTGAGCTAACCCTGCATTACCCTCACCTGGTTCAGCGCTTAGCACTGATCGATGCTGCCGTTGACGCCTATCGGATGCCGGCTTACACCCGTCTCTACCTTTTGCCCGCTATCGGCTGGCCTGTTTTCCGCATTACCCAGGCTATCGGGCGTGCGTTCCGCCCTATTGGTCAGCGCATCCCTCACGATCACGGCGGTGGTTGGATTCGGCCATGGGTACGGCGGGCTTCGTACCTTGCCACCTTCGACCCAGAAGGATTGTACCGCATTTTGCGCTCTCTTTTTGCGACTCGCGCCGATGAGCGCCTGCAACAGATTAGGGTGCCAACGTTAGTGCTAACCGGGCAGTTTGATAGTCTTGTACCTCCCTCGCATGCTCGTCGGTTGGCACAAGTTATCCCCGGCGCCCGGTACGTTGTACTCCCGGCCAGTATTCATAACCCGATGGACGAGCAGCCAGGTGCATTTACCCGCGCTCTGCGGGCATTTCTCAGCGATGATGGCGAAGATGGCAGATCGGCAGAGAGAATGTAG
- a CDS encoding alpha/beta fold hydrolase, giving the protein MNLEPYRKEIQLAGTAPVRLSVVDVGPLDGERQGTVVCIHGCAGNLEQWVHQIEHLAGRYRVIAPDLRGHGRSEVVNSAYSLEEFLWDITQLLTRLQVEEPFILMAHSFGGPIAITFAASQPQRVSRLILIATGPDMHLHPLHERIVKLPVSLAMLERLRPILMPKTYAPVKVIQRVLAGTLFRWNGRAVLPQVQTPTLIIAGQWDFIAPIAQARESQRLMPNARLEIVRYTRHLPHLERPDAVNRLIDRFLAGPRSWREEV; this is encoded by the coding sequence ATGAACCTGGAACCCTATCGCAAAGAGATTCAGCTCGCCGGAACTGCTCCAGTACGTCTGAGCGTCGTTGATGTCGGGCCACTAGACGGTGAACGTCAGGGCACCGTTGTCTGTATCCATGGCTGTGCTGGCAATCTTGAGCAATGGGTGCACCAGATCGAACATTTAGCCGGTCGCTATCGCGTTATCGCTCCAGATTTACGTGGTCATGGTCGTTCAGAAGTGGTCAATTCGGCCTACTCGCTCGAAGAGTTTTTGTGGGACATAACGCAGTTGTTGACACGATTACAGGTGGAGGAGCCATTCATTCTGATGGCTCACTCGTTTGGCGGGCCGATTGCGATCACGTTTGCCGCCAGCCAACCGCAGCGCGTCAGTCGCCTTATTTTAATTGCCACCGGACCGGATATGCACCTGCATCCACTGCACGAGCGCATCGTTAAACTACCGGTCTCGCTGGCAATGCTCGAAAGACTACGGCCGATCCTGATGCCCAAAACGTATGCACCGGTTAAAGTCATTCAGCGCGTGCTGGCCGGTACGCTGTTTCGCTGGAATGGACGTGCAGTATTGCCCCAGGTTCAAACTCCGACCTTGATCATTGCCGGTCAGTGGGATTTTATCGCCCCCATTGCTCAGGCCCGCGAAAGCCAGCGCCTGATGCCCAACGCCCGACTTGAGATAGTGCGTTATACCCGTCATCTTCCGCATCTCGAACGACCCGACGCGGTGAACCGTTTGATCGACCGTTTTCTGGCCGGGCCACGGAGCTGGCGGGAGGAGGTATGA